The genome window CGGTCAAAAAACTCGGTGCGCTGCCAAATGGCGGGGAAACGTGCCATGCCGTCCCATTGGTAGGCAACCATGCTTTTTTGCACGTTGTTTTTAACGGCGGCTATGGTGTCTTGGTCGTGCAAATCGGCACGAATAAACAGCGCGTAATCTACTTTGCCGATGTTGCGGATGTGGTTTAAAAAATTGGCTTTGAAAACTTGTTGTTTTAATTGTTCTTTAAAGCGATTTTTATCGCGCAAGATAATTTTGTGAAATTTGGCTTTTAACCGCGCCCATAGCGAGGGATAACGGAACTTGCCGCGTTGCTGGGCAAAATTTAAATAGATGACTTCAAAGCCATAATGCGCGAGGTTGCGCTCCACCAAGCGATAAATTTCTACATCGGCTGGCATGGCAAGCATAATTTTGGGTTTTGTATTCATGGTTTGCTGTTGGGAAGGGTGATTTTCTGATGCGGTTCAATATCCAGCATATAGCGTATCCAGTTGCCGAAGCTGTATTTTTCGCGGATGGCGGGGTCGATTTCCTGATAGGGCGCGGCGATGAATTCGTCTAAGCCGTCAAACGTTTCGCCGTCCCAGATAAAGATGTTGTTGGGGTGGTAGAAGTCGTATTTGGTGGTTTCGGGATTGGTGGTGATGAGTTTTTTGCGGTAGCCCAGCGCTTCAAATGGGCGAAAAGACATGCCTTTGTGGTCCGGGTTTTTGAAATCCAGCAGGATGCGGCTGTGCATCACGCCGAGCAGGTTGTCGCGGAAATCTTTGCTTTGGCGGATGGGGTGGATGAAAGGATGAGGATAGAGCGTGCTGTGTTCTGCCACGCCGCCGTCGTGGATGTGGTAAATGGCAAAATCGGTTTTTAGCCCTTTTTGTTCAGCGTATTGGGCAAAGCGCACGAGAGCGTTGTTGCGGTTTAGCCCCGGCCAGTGGATGCCTGTGAAATAAACATCGGATTGGATTTCGCTGATTTCGGGCATTTTGTCAAACCAGAAATTGGTGGCGGGCAGCGTGGTTAAGCCGTTGTGTTCGCCCACGTCGGCGGGGTCAAAAACGTAGTTAATATCAAAGCAATGCAGTTTGTTGAGAATTTCGCCAAAGCGTTCTAGCCCGTCCCATTGGTAGTTAATCATTTTGCCGCGTGTTTTGCTGCGGATAAGTTGCAAGGTGGCTTCGTCATAGATGTCGCCGCGAATAAATAGGGCGTGTTCGGCGTGGTTTTGTTGGATGATTTGGATGATGGCTTGTTTGTCGTGTTCAATTTGTTTGAGGTTGTTGGCACTGATAACGTGGAGTTTGGCTTCTTTGTCGCGCAGGATTTTTTTGCGGTATTTGATGTGGATTTTTTCGCGGAAGGTGGGATGGCGGAAGATGTCGTTGTTGTCGGAGAAACTTAAATCGCACACGGTAAAGCCGTGCGCTTCTAGATGCTGGGCGATAAGTTTGTAGATGCCGTTGGTGGTGGGCATGGCGAGAAATAGCGTGCTCATGGGTTTGCGAGATTTGGTAGGGTGATTGGTGTATTGGGTTCTATGTTGAAAACGTAGTTTATCCAGTTTTCAAAGCTGTATTGGTGTTTGATGTGCTGAGGCAGCCTGAAATAGGGTTTTTTTAGAAATTCTATCAGTTCTGCGTGGTTGTTGCCTGTCCATACGAGGATGTTATCGGGGTGGTAGAAATCGTAGTGGACGATGGTGGGGTTGGTGGTAATGAGCTTTTTTTCAAAGCCGATGGCTTCAAAGATGCGCAGCGATAGCCCGTAGTGTTTGGTGTTCAAAAAATCAACCAATACGCCTGCTTTTTGGGTGAGCAATAGGTTTTCGCGGTAGGGCAGGGCGTCTTGGTAGGGGAAGTATTGTATATCAGTTAGCCCTAGCTCGGCGCGGGCTTGGTCTAAATTTTTGGCGGCGATGCGAAAGTCAATTGGCAGCCCGAGTTGCTTGGCGGCTTGATAGAAGGCGCGGATGTCGGCAACGCGTTCTTTGTGGTGGGTGCCGATGAAAAAAAGGCTGTGGTTGTTTTCGTTGCTTTCGGGCAGGCAGTCAAAATAGAAGCTGGTGATGGGCACGAGTTTTTCGGCGTATTCGGGACGCTTGCCGATGTCGTAGGGGTCAAAAAACATGAATTTGTCAAAATAGCGGATTTTGTAAAATTCGTGTTCTAGAAATTCTAGGGTTTCCCAGTTGTAGTGCACCATCAGGCGGCTTTTGTCGCGCAGGGTTTGCATGAAGCTGCTGGGGAATACGCCAGGCCAAATCATAAAGCAGTAGTCGGCTTGCCCTTGGATGCGGTTAAGTTTTTGTTGGAACTCGGGCAGGTAGGGTTTGAACAGTTGTTCTTTTTTGTATTCGCGCTGGCGCAGGAGGTTGCGGTAGAACAGTTTTTTGAGGCGTTGCCAGAGGCTGGTATAGACGAATTTTTGTTCTTCGTAGATAAATTCAACGACTTCAAAGCCGTGGTGGCGCAGGTTTTCGGCGACGACTTGGTAGATGTTGAAAATGGGGGGCATGGCGAGGAGGACGGTTTTTTTGGCTTGCATGGTGTTTTTTGGGGGATGAAGTGGTTTTCAGGCTGCCTTTTATGTTTTCAGGCTGAAATTTTTGCAAAATCTGCAACCGATGGAGCGTCGGCGGCTCACCGACATATTGGTAAACCAGTAAGCAATGCTTGGTTTAATCTGCCATTTGGCGGCGAGCTGCCACCATTCCGTTTTCAGGCTGCCTTTTGGGTTTAGTGTTATTGAAGTTCGTGTTACTTGTTTTCAGGCTGCCTTTTAGGGCTGGGGCAGGGTGATGGGTTGGTGGGAGCGGATATTTAACACATAGCGTATCCAGTTGCCGAAGCTGTATTTTTCGTGGATGGCGGGGTCTATTTCTTGGTAGGGGCTAGCGATGAATTCGTCCAAGCCGTCAAGCGTTTCGCCGTCCCAGATAAAAATGTTGCTGGGGTGGTAGAAGTCGTATTTTTTCACTTCGGCGTTGGTGGTGATGAGTTTTTTGCGGTAGCCGATGGCTTCAAAGGTGCGCAGCGACAGCCCTTTATGGGTGCTGATGACGAAGTCGGCGAGGATGCGGCTGCTGCGGGCGTAGTCTAGGTTTTGTTGGTAGCTGATGCCGTTGTGGAATTGGATGTTGTTCACGGGGTAGTGTTGTTCTATGTTTTGCGCGCCATCGCGGGCGATTTGGAAGTTGAGTGGCCAGCCTACTTGCTGGGCGTGTTGGCAAAATTGGACGATGGGGGCGATGCGGTCGCTGCGGTGTGCGCCGAGAAAGTAGATGCTGGGGTGGGTGGTTTGCGCGGGGGGCAGGTGATCAAAATAGAAGCTGGTGGCGGGCAGTAGTTTGGGGTTTTGGGCGATGTCGTTGGGGTCAAAGGCGTAGAAGCGGTCAAACAGGGCGATTTGGCTTTGGGCGGCGGCAAAGCGTGCCATGCCGTCCCATTGGTAGTTCACCATTTGGCGGCTTTTTTGTTTGACTTGGCGCAGGAAGTGTTCGGGGTAGATATCGGAGCGGATGAATAGGGCGTGGTCGTAGCGGGGGTGTTGGGCAAGGAGGGCGGCGATTTGGTGTTGTTTTTGCGCGATGATGTAGTCGCGTTTGGCGTGTGGGTTGCCGAGCAGTTTTTGCGCTTGTACGCGCAGTCTTGCTAATAGGTTGGGATAGCGGAAGGTTAGGGTGTCTAGCGAGTGGTCAATCACGGTGAAGCCGTGGTAGGCAAGGCATTGGGCGACGATTTCGGCGATGCCTGCGTCGTTTATCATGCCGAGGAATAGGGTGGGCTGGGTGGGCGTATTCATGATTTCAGGCTGCCTCTGTTGATATAGAAATGATGTTTTGCAAGGCGGCAATCATTTGCGCGGGGGTGATTTCTTGGATGTGTTGGTTAAACCAGATGATTTGGGCGTTTTCGCTTTTGGGATACCAGTTGGCGTAGTTTTGCGCGTCTTGGCGGTATAGGCCGATGATGGGTTTGTCCAGCGCGGTGGCGATGTGGATGATTGCGGTGTCGGGGGTTAAAACGGCTTGGGCGTGGCGGATGAGGGCGATGCTGTCGTGGATGGTTTGGGTGTGCGGATAGAGCGTGGCGTTGGGGTGTTGTTGGCAAAGGGTGGCTAGGCTGGGGGTGATTTCGGGGTAGGTGAGCAGGATGAATTTTTGCGCGGGAAAGGCAGCCTGAAAAGCGGTCAGCGCGCGCGCGATGGCATCCAAGCCGAATCGGCGCGAATTGGCTGCGCCGAAGAAGTTGAGCGCGATGTAGTCTTGCCAACCGTTTTGCTGCAAGAATGTTTGCACGGCGGCTTCGGATGCGGGGTTGGTGGGCAGCTCGGGCTGGGTGTTGATGCGGTCAAAGCCGAGCAGGCGCAGGGCTTGGGCATAGACATCGGCGAAGTGTTGTTGGCTGTTTTGGATGTTGTGGGTAAACAGTCGGTAGTCGGCTTTGTTCAGCCCAACGTAGTATTTCGTGTTTAACGTGCGCAGCAGCAGCAAATCGCGCGGACGCAGCGACAGCGTGGGGTCTATCACGGCGTCGTATCGCCCAGCCAGCGACTTGCCAACTTGGTAATAGCTGATCGTGGATTTGGGCTGAACTTCGTGCAACGCATCAATATGCGGATTTTTTTCAAACAGTTGCCGATTTTTCGCGCTGCAAATCACGCCGATTTGAATGGCGGGATTGGCTTTTTTGATTTCGCGAAAGGCAAACGAGCTAACGATGTAATCGCCGATTTTGCCGTCTTGGCGCAAAAACAAAATGGCGCGCAAATTTTGCGGATTGGGCGCGAGCGCGGCTTGGGGTGCGCGGTCTAGCCACATTTTGCACACCAGCAGCCGCGCGTTGCGCCAATCGGTTTTGAGTTGTTTGAAGCGTTGCTTAAACGACATTTTCAGGCTGCCTCATATTTATGAATGGGCGGCGATAAAGTCTTGCACGGCTTGTTGCGACACCAGCGCGGCGCATTCCATGTTTTTGTCGGCGCGCTTGGCAAGCCCTGCCAGCACTTTGCCTGGGCTGCATTCGGCAGATTGGGTGATGCTTTCGCGCACCAAAAGCTGCACGGTTTCTGTCCAACGCACGGGGCTGTATAGCTGGCGCACCAGCGCGTCTTTGATTTGGGCGACATCGTTGTAAGCAGCGACATCGGCGTTGTGAATCACGCGGATTTCAGGCTGCCGCAACGCCACATCTTGCAGGGCGACAGCGAGTTTTTCGGCGGCGGGCTTCATCAGGCGGCAATGCGAGGGCACAGACACGGGCAGCGGCAAGGCGCGTTTTGCGCCCGCTTCTTTGGCGGCGGCCATCGCGCGTTCCACAGCGGCGGCGTTGCCCGCAATCACCACTTGCCCCACGGAATTGAAATTCACGGCTTCGCACACGTCGCCTTGCTCGGCGGCGGCGCAGATTTGGCGCACTTGTTCGTCGTCCAAGCCTAAAATCGCCGCCATCGCGCCCACGCCTTGCGGCACGGCGGTTTGCATCAGTTCGGCACGCAGGCGCACCAATTTAACGGCATCGGCAAAATTCAGGCTGCCTGCGGCAACCAGCGCGGTGTATTCGCCCAAGCTGTGCCCCGCCACCACGCCGGGGGCTTTGCCGCCTGCGGCAAGATAGGCGCGATAGGTTGCCACGCCTGCGGTGAGCATTAGGGGCTGGGTGTTTACGGTTTGGCTGATAAGGTCGGCATCGCTGCCGTTCATCATTGCCCAGAGGTCTTGATTGAGCGCGGCGGAGGCTTCGTCAAACGTGGCTTTCACTTCGGCGATGCCGTCAAAACCGTTCATCATATTGAGGCTTTGTGAGCCTTGTCCTGCGAAAAAGAAGGCGAAATTCATGGGGTGTCCTTGTTATATAGATGGAAAAAGGTGGCGAATTATAGCAAATTGGTTATAGCAGATTGGGTTTTCAGGCTGCCTTGGGGGCATAAGGGATAGGCAGCCTGAAATTTTTGCAAAATCTGTAACCGATGGAGCGTCGGCGGCTCGCCGACATTTTGAAAAATCAGTAATGCTATGTTTAATAAGCAATTTGGCGACGAGCCATCGCCGCTCCATTTTAGGCCTCAGGCTGCCTTGGGGGATTTTAAACAGACTATAAGACAGCCTGAAAAGGGATTTAGGCGTGTTTAGGCTGTCCAAAGCGGCTGTGCCAATAGGGCAGGGCGTAGCGGAAGATACCGATAACCCACGCCCACACCATCAGCGTGGCGGCGAACAAATCCACAGGAAAATGCGCGCCCAGTTTCACGCGGCTGTATAACACGCTCGCAGCCCACGCGGCGACGAGTACGCGGGCAATCAGGCGGGCAGGGTTGCGCCAATTTTGCGTGAAGCCGACCACCAGCAAAAGCCACGCCACGGAGAAGGTGGTATGCCCCGATGGGAAGGAGTAGCCCAGCTCGCTTTGTTGATAATCGGCGAGGATTTGCTCATCGGGAGTGTGCGCGGTTTGGGCGATGAGTGCGCGTTTTTGCGGTTTTTTCATGGCGTAAAAGCCTGCGGGGGTGATGTGTTGCTGTTGCGCCAGTTGCACCACATAGGGGCGCGGTTCTTGGAAGAGGGTTTTTGCGCCTGTTTTAATGGCTTGCGTGCCCACAACGGCGCAGATGCACACGGCGATGACGGTGAGCGGGCGATATTGCTTGCGCACAAAATAGGCGAGGATAAGGGTAAACACGATGGCAAAGCCGATGGCGTAGGGCTGGCTGCCGCCTGTTTCGGTGAGCAGGATAAGGGCGCGGTTGAGTTCGGGTGTTTGGCTGCTTTGGGCGAGTGTCCATGTGTAGCCTGTTGCCCAGAAGCCGATGGGGATGAGCAGCATCAGCAGCGTGTAAAGCGTGAGCGAGATATTGGGATTGGGGTGTTTCATAAGGCGGCCTGAAAATGGGGTGAGGGTGTTTTCAGGCTGCCTATTACGGATTGAAACGCGCGGCGCGAAGGCAGCCTGAAATTGGGGAAAGAGGAGTGATGCAAAAAACGCGCACATTGTAGCAGAGTGGCGCGGTTATCCCTATTTTCAGGCTGCCTTTGTTATCTTATGCCCCCCGTTTTGTAAACATATTTTGACGTTTATCACACAAAAATCCCCATCTCGCGTTACAATGCGCCCGTTTTTCGTTTCACCAAAGGGACAATCATGCCGCAGGCACCCAAGCAACAATCTATGCCCAAAGTAAACGCCGCCTTTGCCATCTTGCTCGTTGGCATGGTCGGCTATTTTATCTTTTGGGGGCTGGGCTACACGCATTACCACCAAGTGCCCCTATTCTTGCTGGCAACGCTGTTTGGCGTGTTTATGGCGTTTAACATTGGTGGCAACGACGTTGCCAATTCGTTTGGCACATCCGTGGGCGCAGGCACGCTGTCTGTGCCGCAAGCCTTGTTGATTGCCGCCGTGTTTGAAGTGAGCGGTGCGGTGATTGCGGGCGGCGAAGTAACCGACACCATCCGCACAGGCATTGTGGATTTGAACACGCTGCCCATGCAGCCGCTGGATTTAATCCTAATTATGATGTCGGCGCTGCTGGCAGCCGCGTTGTGGCTGCTGTTCGCCACCAAAAAAGGGCTGCCCGTTTCCACCACGCACGCCATCATCGGCGGCATTGTGGGCAGCTCCGTGCTGCTGGGCTGGCAGTTGTCTGACGGGCAAGGCAGCCCTTTTGCTTTGGTGAAATGGCATGAAATCGGCAGAATTGCCGCATCTTGGGTGCTCTCGCCCATGCTCGGCGGCATCGTGTCCTACACGCTGTACACCATCATCAAGAAAAACGTGCTGGACTACAACGATACCGTCGCCGCGCAACTCAAAGCCATCAAAGCCGAGAAAAAAGCCTATAAAGAACAACACCGCCTGCGCTTTGACGCGCTGGATGAGCAACAAAAAATTGAAGTTTCCACCGCGATGGCACGCGACGCGCAAATCTACGGCGAAGACGATTTTGACCCCGCCGAGCTGGAATCCAATTACTACAAAGGCTTGCACGAAATCAACCAGCGCAAAGAGCAAATTGATGTATTTAAAGCGTTTTACACTTGGATTCCCGCCATTTCGGGCTTGGGCTGTATGCTGATTTCGTCCATGTTGATTTTCAAAGGCTTGAAAAACCTGCATTTGGGCATCGCGCCGATGACCAGCATGTTTTTGATTTTGATGCTGGGCGCGGGCATTTGGGCGGCGACCTTTTTATACGCCAAAAACCTGAAACGCAAAGACATCGGCAAGGCATCGTTTCAGATTTTCTCGTGGATGCAGGTGTTTACCGCGTCGGGCTTTGCGTTTAGCCACGGCGCGAACGATATTTCTAACGCGCTGGGGCCTTTTGCTGTGATTTTGGACGTGTTGCGCGCCAATGATGTGAACGCCTCCGAGCCGTTGCAGCCGATTGTGATGCTTACCTTTGGCGTGGCGTTGATTGTGGGCTTGTGGTTTATCGGCAAGGAAGTGATACACACCGTGGGCAGGGATTTGGCGGAGCTGCACCCATCGTCAGGCTTCACCGCCGAGCTATCCGCCGCTTCGGTGGTGATGGCGGCTTCCGCGCTGGGCTTGCCTGTGTCCAGCACGCATATTTTGGTGGGCGCTATTTTGGGCATCGGCATGGTGAACCGCAATGCGAACTGGAAAATGATGAAGCCGATTGGCTTGGCGTGGGTGATTACTTTGCCTGCGGCGGCGATGTTGTCGGTGGGGTGTTTTTGGGTGTTAGGGATGGTTTTTTGATGGCTCACGGCTGAGATGATTTTCAGGCTGCCTTGATGCGTGTATCGCGTTCATTGAGGCAGCCTGAAAATGTTTTGGCGACATGATGCGCGGTTGCAAGCTGTTTTCAAAACTTTGCCGCATTTCGGCACAGCTGATGCTGGCATATTTTTATCTCGTTTCAGGCTGCCTTAGTTTTCAGGCTGCCTTTATCTTGAAAGCCAATCATGAAAAAATTATTCATCATCTTGTTTGTGCTCGCCCAGCCCATTGTTCTCCCCGCTGCATTGCTAACGGTTTCCTATTTTGTGCGCCAGCACGAGCAACGCCAAGCCGATGAAAGCCTGCGCTTGCTGAAAACCGCGCCACTTGCGCCCAGCGCGGGCGGCGATGCGCTGTTTTTGGTCAATTACGATGTTGCCGATGCCAAAGTGCGCCGCCAATGGATAACGCAATACGGCACAAATGCCTTGCAAGGTGCGGATGAAGCGGCGTTTAACCGCTTGCCCTCAGCCGTTCGCGCCGCCAAATTGCCCAGTATTCCCAAAGATGACTTGGCTTGCCCGCCACGCGATAGCGATTCAGGCTGCCTAGACGCGATGCGCCACGAGTTGCCCGCTTATCGGGAACGCTTGCAACAAGCCGCCAAGCAATTAGCCAACGCCGATGCATTGTCGCAGTATCCAGTGTTTGATTACCGTATCAACAATTTAAGTTCAGACGCATTGCCACCCTTTGCGGCGGTGGCAACGCAACATACGGCGGCGGCGTTGGATTGGGTGGAACATCGCCAAGCGGTTGCGTTGTCGCGCGTGTGCCGCAATCTGAACACAGGGCGCGTGTTGCTGCGCTCACGCGGCGGTTTGCTGGATACGATGGTGGGCAGTGCCATTGTGGCTCGGAATACGGCGTTAGCAGCGGAAATGTTGGCAGAAGAGCCTGCATGGGCAATGCGGTTTCCTGAAGACTGCGCGTTTGCTTTTGCGCCTATTGTGCCCGGTGAAGCCAATTTGTGCGCGGCGATGCAGGACGAATTTCGTTTTTTTGATGAGATGTTGCAAAGTTGGATGGCGAGCGATGCGGCAAAAATGGATGAAAAATCGGCATTTTTGGCGCGGTTGGTGCGCGTTCCTGCGTTGCATCGTGCGCTGTTTTCGTATGAACACACGCGCGGTTTGCACGCCCAAAATTTGGCGCAATTTTGCACGGATGCCGGCAAAGTCGCCGTTCAGCAAGATAAACCATTAGCTGTTGCCGAGCCTGCCCGCGAAACCAAAAGTTTTACCTTGCGCCCTGCGTGTTGGGGCAATTTTGTGGGTTGCGTGGCAACGGATGCTATGCCGAGCTATGCGGCGTATCATGACCGCTTGCTGGATATGCTGATGCAGCAACGCGCGTTTCAGGCTGCCCTTGCGTTATACGAGCTGCCCGCAGCCGAACGCCACGAGGCGTTACCTCAGATTTTGCAGCAACACAGCAGCCCCGCGCGGCAATTGTCGTATGACGAGAAAAAGAAGCAGATTGTTTTTGAACGTTATGATAGCCGTGAGAATGCGGTGGCGAAGGGTGTGGCGGTACGGTTGGATTAATGAAGGCAGCCTGAAAATGGATTTCAGGCTGCCTTGATGTTATGTATCAGAGGCAGCCTGAAAGCCGTTTATTGCTTACAACACGCGATGCTGCAAGGCGGGCAGGCTTGCGCGGATGGCTTGGATGCGGGCTTTATCAATGGTTGCCAGCGCGATGCCTTCGTTTTCAGGCTGCATGGCGATGATGTCGCCCCACGGGTCGATAATCATGCTGTGCCCGAAGGTGCGCCGTCCGTTTTCGTGGGTGCCTGTTTGCGCGGCGGCGACAACATAGCATTGGTTTTCTACGGCGCGGGCGCGCAGCAGTAGTTCCCAATGGGCTTTGCCTGTGGCGTAGGTAAACGCGGCGGGCAGCATGATGAGGTCGGTGGGGGCTTGGGCGCGGAAGAGCTCGGGGAAGCGCAGGTCGTAGCAGATGCCTTGGGCGACACGCCAGCCGTTGATTTCAAGTTGGGGGATGGTTTCGCCTGCCAGCAGGGTGTCGCTTTCGCAATAGCGCTCGCTGGCGGTTTGGTAGTTGAACAGGTGGATTTTGTCGTAGCGCGACAGGCATTCGCCGCTGGGGCTGTATACCAGCAGGCTGTTGTGGACTTTGCTCGGCGTGTTGCTGGCAAGCGGAATGGTGCCGCCGAATAGGTGGATTTGATGCTGCTGGCCGGCTTGGGCGAGCGCGGTTTGCAAGATGCCTGCGCCGTAGGGTTCGGCGTGGGCGAGTTTGTCGGCATCGCGCAGTCCCATAATCGCCCAGTATTCGGGCAGCAGCACCCAGTTTGCGCCTGCGGCGGCGGCTTGGGCGACAAGTTTTTGCATGGCGGCGATGTTGTCGGCGATGCGGGGGGTGCTGGTGAGTTGGATGGCGGCGAGGGTGAGGGTGGTCATGAGGGGGACTCGTGTGATAAGGCAGCCTGAAATGGGATTGAGTGTTTATTTCAGGCTGCCTTGGGGGGGTGTGAAGTGGGCGTGGTCATTGGATGAAGGCAGCCTGCGTAGCGAAGCGGAGTTGCGAAGCTAAAACGAGTGAGCGGGGTTAAACCCGTTTGTTCATTTCAGGCTGCATTTTTTGCTCAATCTGTAACCCAGTAGAGCGTTGTCGGCTTGCTGATGTTGTCCGTCAGAAAATCATATTTGGCGACGAGCCGTCGCCGCTCCATTTTGGTTTTCAGGCTGCCTCTGTTCGCGCGATTAGCCCGCTTTGCCATCAATGCGCGGCTGGGTGAGCCACGGATAATAGCGCACGAAATAAATCGCCAGCGAGGCGGCAAACAGCAGCGCCGAGCAAGCCAGAGCGTGTTGATACCAGCTTGGCGCAAGCAGCAGCACAAACGCGGCGACAACGCGCATGACGGTGGCGGCAATCATCAGCCAAAAGGCGTAGGGCAGGTATTTGGGCGCGGGGTAGATGGTGCGCCCTGTGTGCCCCAGCGCGGTGCGCGTCATCATGCTGAGCGTGAGCAAGCCGATGCCGCCCACGGCGATGAGGTGCGTGCCCAAACTGGTGAGTTTGGGGCTAATAAAGCCCAGCGCCAGCACCACCAGCCCGATGGAGGTAAACACATAGCCCAAATGCAGCGTCCACAGCATTGGCTCGCCCAGAATTTCTTTATGAAACCAGCGTTTGCTTTGCACGCAGCCCATAATGCCGGTAAACAGCAAAAAGTAGAACGCGAGGGCAACGGCGGTTTGCGTCATCATCAGCGCGGCGGCGGCCATCGGTGCGGCAAGCGAGCCGACCATTGCCCATTGCGGGCTATTGATGCGGGGCGTGTTCAGCCGCGTGGACGTGAAAAATGGAATGATGCGCCCGCCCACCAAGCCAATAAAGCCCGCCACCAAAATCAAGCCCGACAGCAAGCCGTTGGTGAGCGCGGCGGGGTGGCTGCCCAGCGCGATGTGGAACGCAAGGTGGCTGCATCCGAGCAAGAATAGCGCGACCACGGCGATGTAGTTGCGCTGGTTGCGGCTCACCCACACGGCTTCGCCCATGCCGTAGCTAGCGAGCCAGTAGAACGCTGTGCCAAAAAGTCCTGTGAGCCAGCCCCACGGCAAAAAGGCGGTGATGCGGGCGGCGATGTAGCAGCCCACAATCGCCATCAGAAACTTGCCGCGCACGGGCGGCTGCCCCGTCCACGTTGCGCCGGCGGTGAGCAAAAAGGCGACCACGACTGCGCCGCCGTAGCCCCACACCATTTCGTGCGCGTGCCACAAGAAGGCGGGCATGGCGCGTGTGCCGGTGTAGCCAAAGCCCCACAGCAAAATGGAAATAACGGCATACAGCGCGGTGAGCAAATAAAGCGGGCGAAACGCCATCGCCCATACAGGATGATTGGGGTTGAGATAGGAAAGCGTGGATTTGGGGATTTGCGGCGGGGTGGGCTCGGCGATGTTTTCTAGGCTCATGGTTGGGTGTCCTTGGGGGTGGTTTGTGGTTATGGATTGTTTTAGCGTTGTTCAATCTTGTTTTCAGGCTGCCTTTTGTGTTTACCGCATCAGGCAGCCTGAAAATCATTCGGGCGGCAAGGCGTTTTGTTCCATCGCGGGGAACAGCTCGCGCTCTTCAAACCGCGCATGGTCGCGCAGCAGCGTGGCGAAGGTGGTGTTCCATTCGGCGCGGTCAAACTGCGCTTCGCGGAACAGGCGGCGCAATTCGGCGTGGTCGTGTTCAAAGCGTTGGCGCAATTCGGGGCGGTTGAGTTTGTCCCACAAGGGCGCGAACAGCGTTTCTTCGTGGATAAAATGCTGTTCTAAATCAACATAATGCTCGGTGATATCTGTTTGATGGTTTTGCTCGGGCGCGCGCAAAATGCGCAGGCACAGGGCAAGGGTGTGATGATGTTCTTGCGATAGCTCAATTAAAACAGAATGGCGTTTCATAATTTGCGTTTCCTATTTATTGTTTTGTTGTGTTGTGTTAAAACTTAATGTATAAGATGCGCGTATTATGAAACTTTGCCCTTAACCCTGCAACAAAATAACAATATGTATTTAACCCAACAAACCGACTATGCCTTGCGCGTGCTGATTTACGCGGCGGTAAACGACCAAAGCCTTGTGAATATTGGCACGATTGCCGAAACGTATAACATCTCCAAAAGCCATCTGATGAAAGTGGTAACCGCGCTGGTAAAAGGCGGTTTTTTAACCAGCATTCGCGGCAAAGGCGGCGGCTTGAAGCTCGCCCAGCCGCCCGAAAAAATCCGCGTGGGCACGGTGGTGCGCGTAACCGAGCCGTTGCAGCTTGCCGAGTGCTTTGGCGATAACAACCAATGCTTGATTACCCCCACTTGCCGATTAAGCCAAATTTTAAACAGCGGCTTAATCGCCTTTATCAACCATTTGGACGGCTACACGCTGGCGGATTTGGTGAACGCGCCCACCTGCGAAATTTTGCGCCCGCCCGCAGGCAACAGCAGCAACATCCCCATCAACCCAGCGTGACAGGCAGCCTGAAACACCGCAATACAGCGCCCAATATCCGCTAATACTTCCACCCCAGCGCAGCCTGAAACCACGCTCCCTTTTTCAGGCTGCCTATTTAATCTCGCCGAATATTATGTCCCATCCTCTTATACCCCAAACCCTCACCATTGCCAGCCGCGAA of Kingella oralis contains these proteins:
- the fabD gene encoding ACP S-malonyltransferase yields the protein MNFAFFFAGQGSQSLNMMNGFDGIAEVKATFDEASAALNQDLWAMMNGSDADLISQTVNTQPLMLTAGVATYRAYLAAGGKAPGVVAGHSLGEYTALVAAGSLNFADAVKLVRLRAELMQTAVPQGVGAMAAILGLDDEQVRQICAAAEQGDVCEAVNFNSVGQVVIAGNAAAVERAMAAAKEAGAKRALPLPVSVPSHCRLMKPAAEKLAVALQDVALRQPEIRVIHNADVAAYNDVAQIKDALVRQLYSPVRWTETVQLLVRESITQSAECSPGKVLAGLAKRADKNMECAALVSQQAVQDFIAAHS
- a CDS encoding carbon-nitrogen hydrolase family protein, with the translated sequence MTTLTLAAIQLTSTPRIADNIAAMQKLVAQAAAAGANWVLLPEYWAIMGLRDADKLAHAEPYGAGILQTALAQAGQQHQIHLFGGTIPLASNTPSKVHNSLLVYSPSGECLSRYDKIHLFNYQTASERYCESDTLLAGETIPQLEINGWRVAQGICYDLRFPELFRAQAPTDLIMLPAAFTYATGKAHWELLLRARAVENQCYVVAAAQTGTHENGRRTFGHSMIIDPWGDIIAMQPENEGIALATIDKARIQAIRASLPALQHRVL
- a CDS encoding glycosyltransferase family 9 protein, which gives rise to MSFKQRFKQLKTDWRNARLLVCKMWLDRAPQAALAPNPQNLRAILFLRQDGKIGDYIVSSFAFREIKKANPAIQIGVICSAKNRQLFEKNPHIDALHEVQPKSTISYYQVGKSLAGRYDAVIDPTLSLRPRDLLLLRTLNTKYYVGLNKADYRLFTHNIQNSQQHFADVYAQALRLLGFDRINTQPELPTNPASEAAVQTFLQQNGWQDYIALNFFGAANSRRFGLDAIARALTAFQAAFPAQKFILLTYPEITPSLATLCQQHPNATLYPHTQTIHDSIALIRHAQAVLTPDTAIIHIATALDKPIIGLYRQDAQNYANWYPKSENAQIIWFNQHIQEITPAQMIAALQNIISISTEAA
- a CDS encoding inorganic phosphate transporter; translation: MPQAPKQQSMPKVNAAFAILLVGMVGYFIFWGLGYTHYHQVPLFLLATLFGVFMAFNIGGNDVANSFGTSVGAGTLSVPQALLIAAVFEVSGAVIAGGEVTDTIRTGIVDLNTLPMQPLDLILIMMSALLAAALWLLFATKKGLPVSTTHAIIGGIVGSSVLLGWQLSDGQGSPFALVKWHEIGRIAASWVLSPMLGGIVSYTLYTIIKKNVLDYNDTVAAQLKAIKAEKKAYKEQHRLRFDALDEQQKIEVSTAMARDAQIYGEDDFDPAELESNYYKGLHEINQRKEQIDVFKAFYTWIPAISGLGCMLISSMLIFKGLKNLHLGIAPMTSMFLILMLGAGIWAATFLYAKNLKRKDIGKASFQIFSWMQVFTASGFAFSHGANDISNALGPFAVILDVLRANDVNASEPLQPIVMLTFGVALIVGLWFIGKEVIHTVGRDLAELHPSSGFTAELSAASVVMAASALGLPVSSTHILVGAILGIGMVNRNANWKMMKPIGLAWVITLPAAAMLSVGCFWVLGMVF
- a CDS encoding phosphatase PAP2 family protein, producing the protein MKHPNPNISLTLYTLLMLLIPIGFWATGYTWTLAQSSQTPELNRALILLTETGGSQPYAIGFAIVFTLILAYFVRKQYRPLTVIAVCICAVVGTQAIKTGAKTLFQEPRPYVVQLAQQQHITPAGFYAMKKPQKRALIAQTAHTPDEQILADYQQSELGYSFPSGHTTFSVAWLLLVVGFTQNWRNPARLIARVLVAAWAASVLYSRVKLGAHFPVDLFAATLMVWAWVIGIFRYALPYWHSRFGQPKHA